Within the Verrucomicrobiota bacterium genome, the region AGCGATGGATTGCGTGTTCATTCGTCACGGTGGTAAACACGATTGGTATCAAAACCCGCGCACAAAGCAATGTCAGCCCGTTCCGCGTCATCGGGAGATCAAGGAATTCCTGGCTCGCGGCATCCTCAAAAAGTTGAGCGATTAAGATTCGTGTTCGCCAAGCATGCAACGTGACGTGTTCCTGACTATGGAAATAACCCCCTTATCTGTTTCGCTTCCCGCACCCGGCTCACGCCCAGGCTCAGCGCGGCCAGACGCATGGAGATTCTCTGTTTGCGGCTCAGGGTCAGTGTTTGCGTGAACGCGCCTTCCAGAATGCGGAACAATTTGTCCACCACTTCGGTCTCGCCCCAAAAGAAACTTTGTAAATCCTGCACCCACTCAAAATAGGAAACTATCACCCCGCCGGCGTTGCAGAGGATGTCGGGGATTACAAAAATCTCCGGGCGCTGATCGAAGATTTCGTCGGCTTTTGGCGTGGTTGGGCCATTGGCGGCTTCGGCTAGGATGCGGCATTGGATTTTGGGCGCATTGACTTCCGTGATCTGCCGTTCCAACGCCGCTGGCACGAGAATGTCGCAAGGCGTGACAAGCAGTTGTTCGTTGGTAATCGGTTCGCCTTCAGAAAAACCGGCGACGGTGCGGTTTTGATTGGCAAACTTTTCCAACTTCCAAAGGTCCAAACCGCGCGCGTTGAAAACGCTGCCCATCGCGTCGCTTACCGCGATGATTTTCACGCCGTGCTTGGCCATCGAGAACGCCGCGATGGATCCGACGTTGCCGAAACCTTGCACCACCGCGGTCGCTTTGTTGGCATCAAGGCCAATCGTGTCCATCGCGCGGTTGACGAGGTAACCGACACCGCGCCCGGTTGCTTCGCGCCGACCCACCGACCCACCAATGCCAACCGGTTTGCCGGTCACGATGCTGGGTGCGCTAAAACCCATGTGGACGGAATACGTGTCCATCATCCAGGCCATCGTCTGTTCGTTGGTGCCGAGGTCGGGAGCCATCACGTCCACTTGCGGGCCAATGAAGGGAATCATTTCCTGCGTGTAACGCCGCGTCAGCCGTTCCAGTTCCGTCACCGACATCCTGCGCGGGTCGCACGCGATGCCGCCCTTGGCGCCGCCGTAGGGCAAACCGGTGAGCGCGCATTTCCAGCTCATCCACATTGCCAGCGCCGCCACTTCGCCGAGTCTCACGTCGGGATGGTAGCGCAATCCGCCTTTGGTCGGGCCAAGCGTCAGGTGATGCTGCACGCGGTAACCGGTGAACATTTGCGTCGAGCCGTCGTCGCGATGAATCGGCAGCGCGACGGTCATGGAGCGCTTGGGGAATTTGAGACGGCCGCGCTCGGAATCGGGAATCGCCAGACGGTCGGCCACCAGGTCAAACTGGCGACACGCCATGTTAAACGTGGGATGGTCGTAGATTTCCATGGCGGGAGGATAATGGTAAAGCGCGAACCGGGAAAAGTGAATTGTGGGTGTTGAAATGTTGAAGTGTTACAAGCCACATCGGGCAGCCACTCGTTTTGCCGGCCGCGACAAGTTTGGCGAATGAGTTGAAATGGCTATTGACTTAAACCTTTTGTTTGCTACTTTCACCGCTCCTTATATCAGGATTTGAATGAAAACATATTTGCCGAAAGTAAATCTGGACCAGCGCAAATGGCACGTCGTGGATGCCAACGGCGCCATTCTGGGCCGCTTGGCTGTGCAGGTTGCCGACATCTTGCGCGGGAAAAACAAACCCATTTTTGCCCCGCATTTGGACGCTGGCGATTTTGTCGTCGTCATCAACGCCGAGAAGATTGCTCTCACCGGCAAAAAGGAAACCGACAAGACATTCATGACCTACTCCGGCTGGAAAGGCGGCGAGAAGTACACCTCCGTCGCTCAAATCCGCACCCGGCATCCGGAAAAGTTGATCACGCACGCCGTCAAGGGCATGATCCCCAAAAACCGGCTGGGACGGCAACTGCTGACCAAATTAAAAGTTTACAAGGGCGACCAGCATCCGCACAGCGCGCAACAACCAGCGACGCTGACCGCCGCCAGGTGATCCCTCAACTTTTAACCAGAAACCCTCAACCCTTCAGTATGGCAGAAATCAAGATTCAGGAATTCCTCGGCACCGGTCGCCGCAAAACGTCCGTAGCCCGCGTGCGACTGGCCGCCGGCTCCGGCAAGATTGTCGTCAACGGTCGCACGTTTGAAACCTATTTCCCGACCGACTATCTGCGCACGCAGATCACCCGCCCGCTGTTCCTGACCGGGACGACGGAAAAATTCGACGTGCGCGTCAACGTGCAAGGCGGCGGGCCATCCGGGCAGGCCGGCGCGGTACGGCACGGAATCGCGCGCGCTTTGATCGCGGCTGATGCGAACCTCCGGGCAACGCTCAAACCCGAAGGTTTGTTGACCCGTGATCCGCGCATGAAAGAGCGCAAGAAATACGGTCAACCCGGGGCACGCAAACGCTTCCAATACTCGAAGCGTTAATCCGAACAAAAATTTACGCGCCCCGCAGGTTGATACTTGCGGGGTTTTTCTTTTGTCAGTTGCAAATATGTAACGATTCGACCAAAACAACTAACCACTGATTCGTGACCAGAACCATGAACAACAAGACATCGGTCAAAGTTGCCATCGTCGGCGCATCGGGTTATTCCGGTGAAGAACTGGTGCGCCTGCTGTTGTCGCATCCACACGCGGAACTTGCCGCCGTCACCTCGCGGCAATACGCCGGGCAGACGCTGGGCCAGATTTTTCCAAGGTTCGCGAATCAGCCACACGCCAAAACGCTGCGCTTCAGCGAACCCAACGTGGAGTTGCTCGCCAAACAGGCGCAGGTGATTTTCCTCGCGCTGCCGCATGGCGTCGCCGCTGAGTTCGCAATGCCCTTGCTCAAACTCGGCTGTCAGGTCATCGACCTCAGCGCCGATTTCCGCGTGAAGAGCGCCACGGTGTACAAGGAGTTCTACGCGCACGATCATCCTGTGCCTGAATTGCTGGCCAAAGCGGTCTATGGATTGCCGGAAATCTATCGCGCTCAAATCAAGGATGCCTTGCTGGTTGCCTCGCCGGGCTGTTATCCCACGAGCATTCTACTTCCCACGCTGCC harbors:
- the rpsI gene encoding 30S ribosomal protein S9, which encodes MAEIKIQEFLGTGRRKTSVARVRLAAGSGKIVVNGRTFETYFPTDYLRTQITRPLFLTGTTEKFDVRVNVQGGGPSGQAGAVRHGIARALIAADANLRATLKPEGLLTRDPRMKERKKYGQPGARKRFQYSKR
- a CDS encoding Glu/Leu/Phe/Val dehydrogenase, whose translation is MEIYDHPTFNMACRQFDLVADRLAIPDSERGRLKFPKRSMTVALPIHRDDGSTQMFTGYRVQHHLTLGPTKGGLRYHPDVRLGEVAALAMWMSWKCALTGLPYGGAKGGIACDPRRMSVTELERLTRRYTQEMIPFIGPQVDVMAPDLGTNEQTMAWMMDTYSVHMGFSAPSIVTGKPVGIGGSVGRREATGRGVGYLVNRAMDTIGLDANKATAVVQGFGNVGSIAAFSMAKHGVKIIAVSDAMGSVFNARGLDLWKLEKFANQNRTVAGFSEGEPITNEQLLVTPCDILVPAALERQITEVNAPKIQCRILAEAANGPTTPKADEIFDQRPEIFVIPDILCNAGGVIVSYFEWVQDLQSFFWGETEVVDKLFRILEGAFTQTLTLSRKQRISMRLAALSLGVSRVREAKQIRGLFP
- the rplM gene encoding 50S ribosomal protein L13; the protein is MKTYLPKVNLDQRKWHVVDANGAILGRLAVQVADILRGKNKPIFAPHLDAGDFVVVINAEKIALTGKKETDKTFMTYSGWKGGEKYTSVAQIRTRHPEKLITHAVKGMIPKNRLGRQLLTKLKVYKGDQHPHSAQQPATLTAAR
- a CDS encoding type II toxin-antitoxin system HicA family toxin translates to MKRVELIQKLTAMDCVFIRHGGKHDWYQNPRTKQCQPVPRHREIKEFLARGILKKLSD